One segment of Panicum virgatum strain AP13 chromosome 1K, P.virgatum_v5, whole genome shotgun sequence DNA contains the following:
- the LOC120701183 gene encoding inositol-tetrakisphosphate 1-kinase 4-like, with translation MAAQSSSPADSGSSSPRPHTYTIGYAMLPNKHDTFVQPSFLDLAARHGVRLVAVDASRPLVEQGPFDLIVHKLYGQAWRAQLEALSTLHPDVPVVDPPAAIERILDRFTMLDVIAGLGVAREGAVATPGQVVVAGAAALAGDDADLAAVLGGLRFPLIAKPEEVDGSAASHDLCLVYRREGLRGLRAPVVLQEFVNHGGVLFKVYVVGDHATCVMRSSLPDVPDARLHDLAADAAAPFANISLLPPPAAGDVEMPPQDFVNRVAGELRRALGLHLINFDLIRASDPDGDAIAKYLILDINYCPGYSKMPGFEPVLLDFFLEMLRNTPSHEQPCPGAGSGSGSGLLGAKALKAEVEPSFIPSGAEPKQVHA, from the coding sequence ATGGCCGCCCAGTCCTCCTCCCCGGCAGACTCCGGCAGCAGCTCGCCGCGGCCTCACACCTACACCATCGGCTACGCGATGCTGCCCAACAAGCACGACACCTTCGTCCAGCCGTCCTTCCTGGACCtcgcggcgcggcacggcgtCCGGCTCGTGGCCGTCGACGCGTCGCGCCCGCTCGTGGAGCAGGGCCCCTTCGACCTCATCGTCCACAAGCTCTACGGCCAGGCGTGGCGCGCGCAGCTGGAGGCCTTGTCCACGCTGCACCCGGACGTCCCCGTCGTCGACCCGCCCGCCGCCATCGAGCGCATCCTCGACCGCTTCACCATGCTCGACGTAATCGCCGGCCTCGGCGTCGCGAGGGAGGGCGCCGTGGCCACGCCCGGGCAGGTCGTcgtggccggcgccgcggcgctggccggcgacgacgcggaCCTGGCGGCAGTCCTCGGCGGCCTCCGGTTCCCGCTCATCGCCAAGCCGGAGGAGGTCGACGGCAGCGCCGCGTCGCACGACCTGTGCCTCGTGTACCGGCGCGAGGGCCTGCGCGGCCTCCGCGCGCCGGTGGTGCTCCAGGAGTTCGTCAACCACGGCGGCGTGCTCTTCAAGGTCTACGTGGTGGGCGACCACGCCACCTGCGTGATGCGGAGCAGCCTGCCGGACGTTCCCGACGCGCGCCTGCACGACcttgccgccgacgccgcggcccCCTTCGCCAACATCTCCCTGCTCCCGCcccctgccgccggcgacgtcgaGATGCCGCCCCAGGACTTCGTGAacagggtcgccggcgagctccggcgggcgCTGGGGTTGCACCTCATCAACTTCGACCTGATCCGGGCGAGCGACCCAGACGGCGACGCCATCGCCAAGTACCTCATCCTCGACATCAACTACTGCCCGGGATACTCCAAGATGCCGGGTTTCGAGCCTGTTCTTCTTGATTTTTTCTTGGAGATGCTTCGCAATACACCTAGTCATGAGCAGCCTTGTCCGGGCGCTGGCTCTGGCTCTGGCTCTGGTCTACTGGGTGCTAAGGCACTCAAGGCAGAGGTCGAGCCCAGCTTCATCCCGTCGGGAGCGGAACCGAAGCAAGTTCACGCCTAA